Genomic DNA from Candidatus Thioglobus sp.:
TACAGCGTATTGTTCAGGCTTACGAAATCTTTGAATAAGCCTGAAAAAATTATTGTTGGTCTATCGGGTGGTGTTGACTCATCTGTTGCAACGCAAATGCTATTAGAGCAAGGCTATGAGGTAGAAGCCTTGTTTATGAAAAACTGGGATGAAGATGACAAAGATGGTCATTGTACTGCTGAGCAAGACTTATCAGATGCACAAAAAGTAGCTAACAAACTAGGTGTTAAACTTCATAGTATTAATTTTTCAGCTGATTATTGGGATGATGTTTTTGAGCATTTTTTACAAGAGCATAAAAAAGGTCGAACGCCCAATCCTGATGTTCTGTGCAATCAAAAAATAAAATTTAAAGTTTTTCTTGAGCATGCCCTATCACTAGGTGCTGATAAGATAGCTACTGGACACTACGCCAGAATTACTCATGAAAATGACAGCTACCAGTTAAAAACAGGACTGGATGATAATAAAGATCAGAGTTACTTCTTGCATCTTTTAAATCAAAAGCAACTAAGTAAAAGTTTATTTCCATTGGGTGCGATTAGTAAAACTGAAGTTCGTGAATTAGCTAGAAAACATGGCTTAATTACTGCTGATAAAAAAGACTCAACTGGCATTTGTTTTATTGGGGAGCGTAATTTTTCTGAATTTTTACAAACTTATCTACCTAAACGACAAGGAAATATTGTTGATGAGCAGGGAAAGTTTATCAAACATCATCAGGGCTTGGCTTTTTATACTATTGGCCAAAGAAAAGGTCTGGAAATTGGGGGTGGCTTTAGCGATTCACCTGCGCCTTGGTTTGTAGCCGATAAACGTATTGACTCTAATGAAATTTTGGTAGTCCAAGGTGACCACAAGCTTTTGTATCACAACACCCTTACCACTTCGAATTTACATTGGATCGATATTCAACCAGAGGTACCTTTTAATTGTATGGCAAAAATTCGATACCGACAAGACTCACAAGAATGCAATGTTGTTAAGGATGGCAATTCAATTAAAGTTATTTTTAAAAATCCACAAAGAGCAATCACGCCAGGGCAATCTATTGTTTTTTATCAAGAAGATATCTGTTTAGGTGGCGGAATTATTGAGAAAAGAAGCAATGAATAAATTAGAAAACCAAACCTTAGCCTTAGCGGGAATCTTACAAAGTGCTGCACTCGTTGATCAACTCGCTTCAAAGGGTATTTGTCATAGTGAATGCTCTAGTGCAAGCTTAAGCAGTATTGTTAATACAAGTTCAAATGTAATTGATATCTTTGACTCTAAAGCTGAGCTATCTGTTGGTATGTCAACTTTAAAAGCTGTACTTAGTCAAAAGACTAAGTCTATACAAACTATTACTTTTTACGCTTTATCACTCATCAATCTTGAGAAGAAATTAATGAAAAATCCAGGTTTATTAGATACAATTACAACTGAGATTAATACCTTTAATAAACAAACATTCTTTGAAATCACTCATGCTAACTCAATTGCACGCCTAGGTGAGCTATACAAATCTACCTTAGGTGGGTTAAATCCAAGAATTATGGTTAAAGGTGAGCAGCTATATTTATCTAACAATCGCACTGCTAATCATATTCGAGCATTGCTTTTATCTGGAATACGAGCAGCATCTCTTTGGAAATCCCAAGGTGGAAAGACCTGGCATTTATTCATTTATAAACGCAAAATATTAAAGGCAATAGAGGCAATAGAAAAACCTGGTGGCCCATCAGAAAACCTGGCACAGTCCCAGTAATTTAATTTTCAATTTCACTAGACTTTTGCTCACTAAGACTTTATAATTACGCCTTTAAATATTTAACTATTATATAACACGATGGCTAATTCAGCAGGTTCTAAAAAACGCGCAAGACAAGCAACTAAACGCAATAAGCACAATTCTCAAATTCGTGCTAAAGTTCGTACTTTCATCAAGAAAGTATCTTACGCATTAGATGCTGGCAATAAGGAAGAAGCACAGGGTGGTTTTGCTGCTATGCAAAAAATGATTGATCAATCAGTCAGTAAAGGTCTTATGCATAAGAACCAAGCTGCTAGAAAGAAAGCTCGTATTAATGCACAAATCAAAGCTCTGTAAATAATAATTTAACATTGCTATAATAAAGCCCTCAAATGAGGGCTTTTTTAATACGTAAACGAAAATGATTAATGATAATGCTAAATCGAGTAATCGGCTCAATCCAGAAAAACTATTACTCACCAAATGGACTGCGTTAAATCCAAAAAACAAAGAGCTTCACTTTATTGTCACTAAGCTATTGCGTGATGATAATGATAAAATTATTAGCTGTAATCTTGAAGCGGTAATCAATAAAAATAGTTATGAAATCGACTGGCGAGACCTCAAAGACTCATCAATTTGGAAAACTGACTGGAATTAAATATCAGTCAGTTTTCCGCTCATCGATTTTCTTTTAGCTCCGTAAAAATCTGAATATAGTCATCTGCCTTGTTGTTGAAATGCTGTTTTTGATCCGGTGTAGCAATATGTATTAACTTTACAGTCAGCAAACCTATTGCCTGTATATTTTTATTACGTATATCGGCTAATGTATTAATTCGCTTGACATTAAACTGATTAAAAAAGATATTTAGATTGTCTGATTTAACTTCAATAGTATCTTCAGCTTTTAAAATCTCTTGGATATTTTCCTGCCAATACTTTCTTAGTTGTAGCCTCAGATATGCACTGCTATAAATTGTAGTTGCAGATCTTTGTATCTCATTTTTTTGCTGTTTAGTTAAATCTCCTAACCAGTTTTCAAAATTATCTAGCAATCTCTCTTTATTTTCTTCAGTAATCTCATACTTATCTAGCTCAACATTTTCCTTATAAAATTTATCATTCTTTTTATCAATATTTACAAACAATTCCTCAAGCTGAGTATTATTAAGTAATGGCAATAAAGTTACCATCTCTTCATTTAATTTTTTAACTAATAGCTGCCAAAAAGTCTCTATAGTTTCAATAGAATGAGAGACTTGCTCTTTGGTTAGATGAGAGCCAAAGTCGCGCTTAAGCCCTCTTAATAAGTTAGCATATTGTATGAGTTGGGTGTCACGATGCCAGGTTATGAGACTCAGAGTTTGTTGATCTACACGCTTTTCTAAAATACCATCCAGCGACACCATGCCTTCAACATAAGATGGGATGATATATCCAAGATTATTGTAGGTAAATTTAAAGGTGCAAGCGCTAGTAAATATTATGAAAGAAGCTATAAAAATAAATTTTGAATAAGATTTAATCAAAATTAACTTCATTTCATTTGCATTCTATTCGAGCAAGTGACATAAATTCATTACGTGTTATTGGATCTTTTTTAAATGAGCCGCCTAGTTTGCTTGTTACAGTGCTAGAACCAATATCTTCAACTCCGCGAGACTTGACACAAAAATGCTGCGCATCTATTAAAACTGCAATATGTTCTGTTTGCAATATATAAGAAAGTGTATGCCAAATTTGTTCTGTAAGACGCTCCTGAATTTGTGGTCTTTTACAAAAGTATTCCACTATACGATTCATTTTCGATAACCCTAGTACCTTTTCATGTGGAATATAACCAACAGTAGCAAGCCCATCAATTACAACAAAATGATGCTCACAATTAGATTGTGCATTAATGCCACGCTCCACAACCATTTCATCGTACTTCATTTTATTCAATACCGCTGTGCATTTTGGAAATGCCTTATAGTCTAAACCCCAAAATATTTCATCAACATACATCTTTGCAACCCTTTTAGGTGTGTCGATTAAACTATCATCTGTTAAATCTAGACCTAATGTTTTCATTATGTTTTTGAAATCAGACTCAATGCTATCGATTTTCTCAGTTCTTGAAAGGTCCATTTCTTCAATAGGTGTCTCAACGCCCTGCTTGACAAGATGCTTATGTATTTCTAAACCAAGAGATGGATCTGTTTTTGTCTTGTTATATGACATATTTAATTTGAAGTAAAGAGTTAAAGCTTTACTTTTTTTAGCTCCTTCTTAATTTCACTAATAACTTGCTCATCCATCGGATCGATTGAGCTTCTGTAACTCTTAACAAACTGACCATCGCTATCTATCAAGTACTTATGAAAATTCCATTGTGGATAAGCACCTGAAACCTCCGCCAGTTTTTTATACAATGGATCAGCATTTTGCTCAGTTACTCGCGTCTTACTAAACATTGGGAAATCAACACCATAAGTCATCTCACAAAAAGTCTTAATTTCTTTTTCATTACCAGGCTCCTGGTATCCAAAATCATTTGATGGAAAGCCTAACACTAATAACCCACTTTCCTTGTATTGTGTATAAAGCTTCTCAAGTGAATCGTATTGCTCTGTATAAGCACATCTGCTAGCTGTATTAACTACAAGCAGAACCTTTCCTTGGTATTCTTTACACAGATTAACCTGCTCATTTTTATTTAAAGTTTTGACATTTAAATCAAGCAACTCCGAACATACTTTTGCATTCACTTGTAAATTGAATAACAAAACTGCCGCTAATATAATAATTTTCATTTATGCCTCTTGGTTGGTTAAAATCATCCGCTTAAAACGGCATTTGATCGAAAGAAGTAAACTTGTTAATACCAGATGGTAAGTTACGTATACGTTTTACACCCTCACCTCCAGTCCATAAAACTACATTTTTGGGAATAGAGTCGCGCAATTCAACTAAATGATTATGAATATTTTTATACTGATAAGCACCACTGAATGTTATTCCTAATATATCAACATTGAGTCTATCAACCGCCAAAATAATTTGGTCCATTGGTACTTCTCCACCAAGATTGATGACATTAACACCACGATCTGATAGCAAGGCAGAGAGCATTAACAAGCCAAGCGTATGCTCTTCACCAGGTAAGGTTGCAAGCAAAACACAAGGCTTAGTTGAAATTTTCTGTGATGATGAAATCTTATTATTAAGAAAGCGTGTTAACACTTCAGATAGCATTTTTTCTTCAAAAATTTGTAATTGCCCTTTTGCCCAGCGCTCACCAACGGTCTGTAATAATGGCGTAATAGTCTGTGTAATAAAAGTTTGCATATCTTGTTGCTGATAAACTTTAGATAGCGCTTCTTCCAGTGCATTAGCATCGCTAGTTTGCAAGATATTCAACAAACCCTCTATTGAATCACTGATTGATGAAGATGGATAGAGATTTGCCTCCAATAACTCAAGAGCAGTATCATTTAAGGCTACAACCTTTCCAGGTCGAAAACCTTGATCAAGTAAGCGACGAATACATTGAAGGCGGCGTAACTGACCTTCAGAATAAATACGCTCACCCTTATCATTACGAATTGGTTTCGGAAAGCCGTAACGGCGTTCCCAGATACGTAATGTATCACGGGCTATTCCACTATCACGCTCAACGGTACCAATAGGTAAAAACTTAAAACTCATAAATTAACTATGACTTATATTAACAATTGAGCGAATTATAATACTATTTGTCCTAGACAAAAATAAAAATATCCATATAATAAGTACATGGATAACTAAATTTAGATAGATAACACTAACTTGCAAAATAAAACTATTATTTATGATATTACAAATATTTACCCGAAGTCTTCAACTATCTAAATTGATAAAGAGACTTCTACTGAGTATCATAATTCTCGCTAGTTGGATAAACAGTAATGCAATCGCTAAAGACATGAACCTTGCCGTTATAGACAACCGAAATAATAATAATCTAACTTCTACCCTTGGAACTAAATGGCAATTGGTAACGGATGCCATTATGGGTGGACTTTCTCAAGGACAATTATCTTTAGATGTATACAAAGATAAGAATTGTTTGCGTATGCGTGGAAATGTAACAACAGAAAATAATGGAGGATTTGTTCAGATAGCACTACCCTTGTCTAAAAACAACACTTTTGACGCTTCAGACTATTCTGGTGTTGAAATAGAAGTTGCCGGCAATAGTGAAATTTACAACATACACTTTAGAACAGATGAATTATGGTTTCCATGGCAGTCATATCGCTCTAGTTTTAAAGCAGAAAGTGACTGGAAAAAATATCGTATTCCTTTTAAAGAGTTAGATAAATATAAAACTTTTCATGAATTCTCTCAGGGCAAAATTAAACGCATTGGTCTGGTTGCAATAGGGCGTGAATTCCAAGCAGACCTATGTTTAGCCGATATAAGGTTTTACAATGAATAACTCCGTAGCTATTGTTATTGGTGCTGGAAGTAGTATCGGCGGCGCAATGATTGAGCAGTGGCAAAAAGATAGTGCTATTGGTCAAGTTATTGCTATTAGTAGAAATCAAACTTCTAGCAAAGCAAAAATACTCTCTTCATCTGTTCACAATATACAATGCGATTATAGCGAAGCATCAATTTTCAAAGCCTGTGAGATGATCAAGCTACTAATGGAGAAAAACCAGTTAGGAACAATAAGCCGTATTTGTATTTGCAATGGTGTTTTACATAATGACTCTATTTGGCCAGAAAAACGCATAGAAGAGCTAAATATTAGTAGCCTTTTGGAGGTTTTCACAATTAATAGTGTCGTTCCTATTCTCTGGTTAAAGTCACTTATTGAACTGGTTAAATCCAAAAATAATTGTATTATTACAGTATTTAACGCAAGGATTGGAAGTATCGGAGATAACCGTTCTGGTGGGTGGTATAGCTATCGCGCATCAAAAGCGGCGCTAAATATGCTTTTAAAAACTGCTGCTATCGAATATGCCAGGCGAGCTAAAAATGTAAAACTTATCTCCTTTCATCCTGGTACTACCGATACAGAATTAACTAAGCCCTTTCAAGGTTCAGTAAAAAAAGAAAAATTATTTACACCTGAGTTTGTCGCAGAGCATCTTGTAAAAATTATGAACCAACAAGATATAGATGGTAAATTATCTTTTATTGACTGGGAGAATAAAGCCATTGTTTGGTAATGAACAAGTGGCAAAAAAACTTGGTTATTCCGGTCTAATTCCGTTTATTGTATTTACGATTGGTAGTTGGGTGCAATTACCAATCGTATCTAATAGCCCCTATATTCTAGTCACTTATGCAGCCGTAATATTATCTTTTATGGGTGCAATTCATTGGGGTATCGCTATGTCTAGCCCTAAGCAAGGCAATTCTCAATATTTTATTGTTAGTGTTATTCCTGCACTAATTGCATGGGTGTCTCTTCTAATGTCTGAAGATTATGCAATCATCCTTTTAATAATCGGTTTTATTGCCCTGATCATGTATGATCGGGCTGTAGAAAAATTAGTAAAATTTCCTTCTTGGTATCTACCTATGAGAAAAAGATTAACGACTGTCGTCATCCTATGCTTATCTATGACACAACTATCATTCTTGATACTTTAAATTGGACCATTTATGCAGTTAAAAACAGAACAGATTGAAGCCTTAGATGATCGATATCGAGCATTATTTATAAATGCATTAAGTGGCTTCAAAAGCGCCAATATGATTGCTAGCTGCGATCTAAAAAAAAATACTAATATTGCCATCTTCACTTCTGTTTTTCATATCGGCTCAAATCCGCCATTGTTAGGCATGATATCTCGACCACATTCAGTTTCCAGGGATACCTTAGAAAATATACTACAGACTCAACATTACACAATCAATCATGTTAATGATTCAATCTGCGAAAAAGCGCATCAAACATCAGCTCGATATGATAAAAAAACATCGGAATTTAAAGCAACAGGTTTAAATGAAGAATGGCATGATAACTTCCCCGCACCTTTTGTAAAGGAAAGTCGAATTCAGCTAGGTATGAAACTAAGAGAACATCATCAACTAACAGCTAATAATACCATTATGATTATTGGTGAGATAACTCATATAAACATCAAAGATGATATCGTTCATCAGGATGGATATATCGATATAGAGAAAGCTGGCAGTGTTACAGTAAGTAGTCTTGATAGTTATCATCGTACTGAACTCATTACCCAGCTAAGCTATGCTAAACCAGAAAGTCCATCTAAACAAATTACTAATCGTAAGAAATAACTAGTCATTGGAAAAAATACATCTTAAGGTGTCGATCAAAGCTTTGTAAACAGCTAGTTAACATTGCTATAATTAAACTCTTATTTAAGGGTTCTTTAATGCATAAAAAAATATGATCAACGACAACGACAAACAGCTGTTTAGAGATAGTGTTGATGCTAGTATACCTATCGATAAAGATGGGGCAAACCCAAAAAATAATCAAGTCAAAAAAGCTGCATTCACAGCCTATAGCTATATCATCGAAGCCAGATTGGATGGATCGCAAACTGTAGCCCATGCCAAAAACGGTTTATCGCCAAAAATTATTAAAAAAATGAAGCGCGGCGATATTGACTATGCACCCACATTAGATCTCCATGGATTTACGACTGTTGAAGCCTGTGAAGCTATGAGTGAGTTCATGCATCATTATCAGCATGAAAATTTTATTCATATCATTCATGGCAAGGGCTATAACTCTGAAAATGGCATGAGTATTTTAAAAACCCAAGTTGTAAGCTTTTTAAGCCAGCACCCTCAAGTATTGGCATTTAACTCTTGCCCTGACAAAGATGGTGGCACTGGTGCAATCTTCGCCCTACTTAAACAATAAATTATGTTTAATTTAGATGAAATCTATAGTGTCTCTAGCTTTTTATCACTGTGCAATAAAACGGTTGAAGATAATATTCCTACTTGTTGGTTACAAGGGGAGATTTCTAACTTAGCACGCCCTGCTTCTGGCCATTGGTATTTCTCATTAAAGGATAATAAAGCTCAAGTTCGCTGCGCCCTGTTTCGTCTTAATCAGAGAAATATTAAATTTACGCCTGAAAATGGCATGGAAATCTTAGTGCGCGCTGCGCCAACTCTTTATGAAGCACGAGGAGATTTTCAGCTAATTGTTCAACAAATTGAGCCAGTGGGTGTTGGTAATCTTAATCTAGCCTTTGAGCAATTAAAAAACAAGCTTGCTGAAGAGGGTCTATTTGATCAGTCTCACAAAAAAAAACTACCTACTCAAATCAATACTATTGGTGTTATTTCTTCATCGACCGGCGCGGTTATTCAAGATATTATTAGAGTATTAAATAAGCGCTATCCTTTTGCTGACGTTTTATTATTTGATAGCATCGTTCAAGGCCAAGGTGCATTTGAAAAAATTAGTCGAGCCATTATTGCAGCTGATAATTCTCAACGCTGTGATGTATTAATTGTTGCTCGTGGCGGTGGATCGCTAGAAGATCTATGGGCCTTTAATGAGGAGTCATTAGCACGTATTATTTACAACACTAAAACTCCAATTATTAGCGCAATTGGCCATGAAACGG
This window encodes:
- a CDS encoding flavin reductase — its product is MQLKTEQIEALDDRYRALFINALSGFKSANMIASCDLKKNTNIAIFTSVFHIGSNPPLLGMISRPHSVSRDTLENILQTQHYTINHVNDSICEKAHQTSARYDKKTSEFKATGLNEEWHDNFPAPFVKESRIQLGMKLREHHQLTANNTIMIIGEITHINIKDDIVHQDGYIDIEKAGSVTVSSLDSYHRTELITQLSYAKPESPSKQITNRKK
- a CDS encoding DUF3429 domain-containing protein; translated protein: MVNYLLLTGRIKPLFGNEQVAKKLGYSGLIPFIVFTIGSWVQLPIVSNSPYILVTYAAVILSFMGAIHWGIAMSSPKQGNSQYFIVSVIPALIAWVSLLMSEDYAIILLIIGFIALIMYDRAVEKLVKFPSWYLPMRKRLTTVVILCLSMTQLSFLIL
- the rpsT gene encoding 30S ribosomal protein S20 translates to MANSAGSKKRARQATKRNKHNSQIRAKVRTFIKKVSYALDAGNKEEAQGGFAAMQKMIDQSVSKGLMHKNQAARKKARINAQIKAL
- a CDS encoding CIA30 family protein; translation: MNLAVIDNRNNNNLTSTLGTKWQLVTDAIMGGLSQGQLSLDVYKDKNCLRMRGNVTTENNGGFVQIALPLSKNNTFDASDYSGVEIEVAGNSEIYNIHFRTDELWFPWQSYRSSFKAESDWKKYRIPFKELDKYKTFHEFSQGKIKRIGLVAIGREFQADLCLADIRFYNE
- the xseA gene encoding exodeoxyribonuclease VII large subunit, which gives rise to MFNLDEIYSVSSFLSLCNKTVEDNIPTCWLQGEISNLARPASGHWYFSLKDNKAQVRCALFRLNQRNIKFTPENGMEILVRAAPTLYEARGDFQLIVQQIEPVGVGNLNLAFEQLKNKLAEEGLFDQSHKKKLPTQINTIGVISSSTGAVIQDIIRVLNKRYPFADVLLFDSIVQGQGAFEKISRAIIAADNSQRCDVLIVARGGGSLEDLWAFNEESLARIIYNTKTPIISAIGHETDTTISDFVADIRAPTPSAAAMLATPDKLEILSRVAKLSTQLHHQVLQNKQRKQAYLNQLKLRIITPDRQLNYLSQQLDYLSHRLSGSIASVIDTQEHKLTTLLSNLKQHSPSVRIKHSIAISQLSANQLHRQINQVVHDSKQTLIQLNSRLKIATSQIVKQQQNQLASHANALGHLSPLSTLSRGYSITTGIKSQVLTSITHTQSGQTIKTRLSDGVIHSKVEKIEKN
- a CDS encoding MerR family transcriptional regulator encodes the protein MSFKFLPIGTVERDSGIARDTLRIWERRYGFPKPIRNDKGERIYSEGQLRRLQCIRRLLDQGFRPGKVVALNDTALELLEANLYPSSSISDSIEGLLNILQTSDANALEEALSKVYQQQDMQTFITQTITPLLQTVGERWAKGQLQIFEEKMLSEVLTRFLNNKISSSQKISTKPCVLLATLPGEEHTLGLLMLSALLSDRGVNVINLGGEVPMDQIILAVDRLNVDILGITFSGAYQYKNIHNHLVELRDSIPKNVVLWTGGEGVKRIRNLPSGINKFTSFDQMPF
- a CDS encoding SDR family NAD(P)-dependent oxidoreductase, encoding MNNSVAIVIGAGSSIGGAMIEQWQKDSAIGQVIAISRNQTSSKAKILSSSVHNIQCDYSEASIFKACEMIKLLMEKNQLGTISRICICNGVLHNDSIWPEKRIEELNISSLLEVFTINSVVPILWLKSLIELVKSKNNCIITVFNARIGSIGDNRSGGWYSYRASKAALNMLLKTAAIEYARRAKNVKLISFHPGTTDTELTKPFQGSVKKEKLFTPEFVAEHLVKIMNQQDIDGKLSFIDWENKAIVW
- the hflD gene encoding high frequency lysogenization protein HflD; this translates as MNKLENQTLALAGILQSAALVDQLASKGICHSECSSASLSSIVNTSSNVIDIFDSKAELSVGMSTLKAVLSQKTKSIQTITFYALSLINLEKKLMKNPGLLDTITTEINTFNKQTFFEITHANSIARLGELYKSTLGGLNPRIMVKGEQLYLSNNRTANHIRALLLSGIRAASLWKSQGGKTWHLFIYKRKILKAIEAIEKPGGPSENLAQSQ
- a CDS encoding Smr/MutS family protein; protein product: MINDNDKQLFRDSVDASIPIDKDGANPKNNQVKKAAFTAYSYIIEARLDGSQTVAHAKNGLSPKIIKKMKRGDIDYAPTLDLHGFTTVEACEAMSEFMHHYQHENFIHIIHGKGYNSENGMSILKTQVVSFLSQHPQVLAFNSCPDKDGGTGAIFALLKQ
- the mnmA gene encoding tRNA 2-thiouridine(34) synthase MnmA, producing MNKPEKIIVGLSGGVDSSVATQMLLEQGYEVEALFMKNWDEDDKDGHCTAEQDLSDAQKVANKLGVKLHSINFSADYWDDVFEHFLQEHKKGRTPNPDVLCNQKIKFKVFLEHALSLGADKIATGHYARITHENDSYQLKTGLDDNKDQSYFLHLLNQKQLSKSLFPLGAISKTEVRELARKHGLITADKKDSTGICFIGERNFSEFLQTYLPKRQGNIVDEQGKFIKHHQGLAFYTIGQRKGLEIGGGFSDSPAPWFVADKRIDSNEILVVQGDHKLLYHNTLTTSNLHWIDIQPEVPFNCMAKIRYRQDSQECNVVKDGNSIKVIFKNPQRAITPGQSIVFYQEDICLGGGIIEKRSNE
- a CDS encoding DUF6279 family lipoprotein; the encoded protein is MKLILIKSYSKFIFIASFIIFTSACTFKFTYNNLGYIIPSYVEGMVSLDGILEKRVDQQTLSLITWHRDTQLIQYANLLRGLKRDFGSHLTKEQVSHSIETIETFWQLLVKKLNEEMVTLLPLLNNTQLEELFVNIDKKNDKFYKENVELDKYEITEENKERLLDNFENWLGDLTKQQKNEIQRSATTIYSSAYLRLQLRKYWQENIQEILKAEDTIEVKSDNLNIFFNQFNVKRINTLADIRNKNIQAIGLLTVKLIHIATPDQKQHFNNKADDYIQIFTELKENR
- a CDS encoding glutathione peroxidase → MKIIILAAVLLFNLQVNAKVCSELLDLNVKTLNKNEQVNLCKEYQGKVLLVVNTASRCAYTEQYDSLEKLYTQYKESGLLVLGFPSNDFGYQEPGNEKEIKTFCEMTYGVDFPMFSKTRVTEQNADPLYKKLAEVSGAYPQWNFHKYLIDSDGQFVKSYRSSIDPMDEQVISEIKKELKKVKL
- a CDS encoding TIGR02450 family Trp-rich protein, which encodes MINDNAKSSNRLNPEKLLLTKWTALNPKNKELHFIVTKLLRDDNDKIISCNLEAVINKNSYEIDWRDLKDSSIWKTDWN
- the folE gene encoding GTP cyclohydrolase I FolE, coding for MSYNKTKTDPSLGLEIHKHLVKQGVETPIEEMDLSRTEKIDSIESDFKNIMKTLGLDLTDDSLIDTPKRVAKMYVDEIFWGLDYKAFPKCTAVLNKMKYDEMVVERGINAQSNCEHHFVVIDGLATVGYIPHEKVLGLSKMNRIVEYFCKRPQIQERLTEQIWHTLSYILQTEHIAVLIDAQHFCVKSRGVEDIGSSTVTSKLGGSFKKDPITRNEFMSLARIECK